The following proteins come from a genomic window of Ictalurus furcatus strain D&B chromosome 14, Billie_1.0, whole genome shotgun sequence:
- the LOC128618562 gene encoding hyaluronidase PH-20-like has translation MQQLPSLFLLTLAGLCFSAALPQTAAPLFNKPFVVIWNAPIYKCNQLDVPLDLDVFQAITTPAKVPNQTLTLFYKNRIGLFPYADVKTLTQYNGGIPQKGNITASLQKAKKEFNQYIPSSAPGLAVLDWEEWFPLFDRNTDLREIYKAMSINYTLQQNPSLTSNQATLKAKEQFEKAARSFMEKTLQLGISQRPNILWGFYLFPDCYNYDFEKPSYTGRCSQTTTQLNTELLWLWEASTALFPSAYMPVSISGTQKAALFIRNQVLEAKRVADIPQRPYTAPIYLYLRPLLQEQKEKYMREVDLIQSIGESAALGAAGCVLWGSSYDFNDKASCESLSTYLSNMLNKYIINVTTAAELCSDLLCQGNGRCVRKTYDSDDYLHLNINSFNIQKINGMYNVTGEPSITDLTAWADKFTCQCYEDKKCTGLPSGFEYSDRRFIGHLTVLLATYLLGELL, from the exons ATGCAGCAACTACCTTCCCTCTTCCTTTTGACCCTGGCTGGGTTGTGTTTTTCAGCAGCTCTTCCACAAACAGCAGCCCCTCTTTTTAATAAACCGTTTGTGGTTATATGGAATGCTCCTATCTACAAATGCAATCAACTGGATGTCCCATTGGATTTGGATGTGTTTCAGGCCATCACCACACCAGCCAAAGTCCCGAACCAAACACTGACTCTTTTCTACAAAAATCGAATAGGACTCTTTCCTTACGCAGATGTTAAAACTTTGACACAGTACAATGGTGGCATTCCACAAAAGGGAAACATAACTGCCAGTCTGCAAAAAGCCAAAAAAGAGTTCAACCAGTACATTCCATCATCTGCACCTGGCCTGGCTGTCCTTGACTGGGAGGAGTGGTTTCCTTTGTTTGATCGAAATACAGACTTAAGAGAGATCTATAAGGCAATGTCCATAAACTACACCCTTCAGCAGAATCCCTCCCTTACAAGCAACCAAGCTACACTGAAAGCCAAAGAGCAATTTGAGAAAGCAGCCAGAAGTTTCATGGAAAAAACATTGCAGTTAGGAATCTCACAAAGACCAAATATTCTCTGGGGCTTTTATTTGTTTCCTGACTGCTACAACTACGATTTTGAGAAACCAAGCTATACAGGGAGATGCTCTCAGACCACAACACAGTTAAATACTGAACTTCTCTGGCTGTGGGAGGCAAGCACTGCCCTCTTCCCATCAGCATACATGCCTGTTTCTATAAGTGGAACCCAGAAAGCAGCCCTATTCATCCGAAACCAGGTGCTAGAGGCAAAGAGAGTGGCAGATATTCCTCAGAGGCCCTACACTGCTCCTATTTATTTGTACTTGCGACCCCTTTTGCAAGAACAGAAGGAGAAATACATGCGAGAG gtcgacctGATTCAGAGTATTGGTGAGAGTGCAGCTCTGGGGGCTGCTGGATGTGTGCTATGGGGATCTAGCTATGATTTCAATGACAAG GCATCATGTGAATCCCTTTCTACATACTTGTCtaacatgctaaataaatacataatcaaTGTTACAACTGCAGCTGAACTCTGCAGTGATCTGCTGTGTCAAGGTAATGGGCGCTGTGTCCGTAAAACCTATGATTCAGATGACTACCTACACCTCAACATAAACAGCTTTAATATACAGAAGATTAATGGGATGTATAATGTCACTGGGGAACCTTCTATCACTGACCTCACTGCCTGGGCTGACAAGTTCACTTGTCAGTGCTATGAGGACAAGAAATGCACAGGATTGCCCTCAGGATTTGAGTATAGTGATAGACGATTCATTGGACACCTGACAGTACTGCTTGCTACATATCTGCTAGGTGAATTGTTGTAG